Proteins encoded in a region of the Dendropsophus ebraccatus isolate aDenEbr1 chromosome 11, aDenEbr1.pat, whole genome shotgun sequence genome:
- the PAXBP1 gene encoding PAX3- and PAX7-binding protein 1 isoform X1 — MNTSVQQGSLRRSAVSSVLAVLRAGRSPGRGAVCRSVSAMFRKVRRVNVRKRNDSEEEEREHDEPMAVEQTESVTAEPPAIPALLQHDGGLKPRKAAREPGPGGTKPVSLLSFQDEEEVDGEVFKVKKSNHSKKIVKLLKKEYKEDLEKVRPRSDVNSALDAGDLPSIRNATSKDIPEEATAGSDLGEEEMEVESEKEDEKPKAGSFANSLSSLNVLRPGEIPDAAFIHAARKKRQMARELGDVPSIDLDGGKSRLVREDENDASDDEDDDEKRRIVFSVREKSQRQKIAEEIGIEGSDDEALATGEQDEELSRWEQEQIRKGISIPQVQAPQPAEANNLFYPSTYQGMPYGSAYNIPYTYAAYGAAETKSQKPDNSVTYKTPNNEMTPVTIDLVKKQLKDRLSAMEQVHKANLELYDKHEKSREDSNNAIIRLEGCSGGNGERYKFLQEMRGYVQDLLECFREKVPLINELESAMHQLYKQQAARLVQRRQDDIKDESSEFSSHSSKAVMAPNLDSFGRDRAAYQEHAKQRRIAEREARRARRRQAREVSGKMAEHLEGLSSDDEETSTDITNFNMEKDRILKESSKVFEDTLENFHSIDCIKFQFETWRSTYYNTYKDAYIGLCLPKLLNPLVRLQLLTWNPLEPKCCDFESMVWFESLLFYGCEEKEFDSEDADILLLPSLVEKVILPRLAVIAENVWDPFSTTQTNRLVAVFQKLINGYPTVVNSDNKNTEALLKALLMRMRRTLDDDVFMPLYPKNVIENKNSGPCVFFQRQFWSSVKLLGNFLKWYGVLSNKSLQELAIDGLLNRYILMAFQNNENGEDSIKKAQSVIACFPKQWFSSLKGGKTIPQLENFARYLTHLAGVIYRQNIGCSDIEKRNARDQIRQIVKLLASIHSLENAVSVANDYNVKDVKAPVDGK, encoded by the exons ATGAACACCTCCGTGCAGCAGGGGTCGCTGCGACGATCCGCAGTGAGCTCCGTACTAGCTGTGCTCCGGGCGGGCAGATCTCCGGGCCGCGGTGCTGTGTGCCGCTCGGTGTCCGCCATGTTCCGGAAAGTGCGGCGGGTGAATGTGAGAAAACGGAATGATTCAGAGGAAGAGGAGCGGGAACATGACGAGCCCATGGCGGTGGAGCAGACGGAGAGCGTTACCGCCGAGCCGCCCGCCATTCCGGCCCTCCTACAGCACGATGGCGGCCTGAAGCCACGGAAAGCAGCCAGGGAACCGGGGCCGGGTGGAACCAAGCCTGTGAGCCTGCTCAGCTTCCAggacgaggaggaag TGGACGGTGAGGTTTTTAAAGTGAAGAAATCAAATCACAGCAAGAAAATTGTGAAACTGCTTAAAAAAGAATATAAAGAAGACCTGGAAAAAGTCCGGCCCCGATCTGATGTGAACTCTGCACTAGATG CAGGTGATCTACCGTCCATCAGGAATGCAACCAGCAAAGATATCCCAGAAGAGGCGACTGCTGGCAGTGACCTGGGCGAGGAGGAGATGGAAGTAGAAAGTGAAAAGGAAGACGAGAAGCCCAAAGCAGGCTCTTTCGCCAACTCTCTGTCTTCCCTAAATGTATTACGTCCAG GGGAGATTCCAGATGCAGCTTTTATCCATGCTGCTCGAAAGAAGAGGCAAATGGCTCGGGAGCTTGGAGATGTCCCATCCATCGATTTGGATGGCGGGAAAAGCAGACTGGTCCGAGAAGATGAAAATGATGCCAGTGATGACGAAGATGATGATGAAAAGCGTCGTATAGTCTTCTCTGTCCGAGAGAAATCGCAAAGGCAGAAAATTGCTGAGGAAATTG GTATTGAGGGTAGTGACGACGAGGCTCTagcaacaggggagcaggatgaagAGCTCAGCCGTTGGGAACAAGAACAGATAAGGAAGGGCATTAGCATACcacag GTTCAAGCACCACAGCCTGCAGAAGCCAATAATTTGTTCTACCCCAGCACCTACCAAGGAATGCCCTACGGTTCTGCCTACAACATCCCTTATACTTATGCTGCTTATGGAGCTGCTGAGACAAAATCTCAGAAACCAGATAATTCTGTCACTTACAAAACTCCCAATAATGAGATGACTCCTGTTACTATTGATTTGGTAAAGAAACAGCTTAAAGACAG GCTCAGCGCAATGGAGCAAGTGCACAAAGCAAACCTAGAACTTTATGACAAGCACGAGAAAAGCCGGGAAGACTCCAACAATGCGATAATCCGATTAGAAGGGTGCTCAGGGGGGAACGGTGAACGGTATAAGTTTTTGCAAGAAATGCGAGGGTATGTCCAAGACTTGCTTGAGTGTTTCCGTGAAAAG GTTCCTCTGATAAATGAGCTTGAATCGGCGATGCACCAGCTGTACAAACAGCAAGCAGCCCGCCTTGTCCAAAGACGACAAGATGATATAAAAGATGAATCTTCGGAGTTTTCGAGCCATTCAA GTAAAGCTGTTATGGCACCAAATCTAGATTCTTTTGGGCGAGATCGAGCAGCTTATCAGGAACATGCAAAGCAGCGGAGGATAGCGGAGAGAGAAGCCAGAAG AGCACGACGGCGACAAGCTCGTGAAGTTTCTGGCAAGATGGCCGAGCACCTAGAAGGTCTTTCTAGTGATGATGAAGAGACTTCTACAGACATCACCAATTTCAACATGGAGAAAG ATCGAATTTTAAAAGAATCCAGCAAAGTATTTGAAGACACCCTGGAGAATTTCCATTCTATTGACTGTATTAAATTTCAGTTTGAGACCTGGCGGTCGACCTATTATAATACGTATAAAGATGCATACATTGGGCTTTGTTTACCAAAACTTTTAAATCCTCTTGTACGTCTCCAACTTTTAACTTGGAACCCACTGGAG ccCAAATGTTGTGACTTTGAAAGCATGGTCTGGTTTGAATCTCTGCTCTTTTATGGCTGCGAAGAGAAAGAATTTGACAGTGAAGATGCAGATATTCTTCTCTTGCCTTCATTAGTGGAAAAGGTTATCCTTCCCAGACTAGCAG TTATCGCAGAGAATGTATGGGACCCTTTTTCCACAACCCAGACAAACAGGCTGGTAGCAGTGTTTCAGAAACTAATAAATGGATACCCGACAGTCGTAAATTCAGACAACAAAAACACAGAG GCACTGCTTAAAGCGCTGTTAATGAGAATGAGAAGAACATTGGACGATGATGTTTTTATGCCTCTTTATCCCAAAAA TGTGATAGAGAATAAGAACTCTGGACCCTGTGTTTTCTTCCAGCGACAGTTCTGGTCTTCTGTAAAG TTACTAGGAAACTTCTTGAAGTGGTACGGTGTCCTGTCCAATAAGAGCTTGCAGGAATTGGCCATAGACGGACTGCTGAATAGATACATCCTTATGGCTTTTCAGAATAACGAGAACGGAGAAGACAGTATTAAGAAAGCCCAGAGT GTTATTGCTTGTTTTCCAAAGCAATGGTTCTCAAGTCTTAAAGGTGGTAAAACCATTCCACAACTAGAAAACTTTGCCCGGTATCTCACACATCTGGCTGGTGTCATCTATAGGCAGAATATAGGATGTTCAGATATAGAGAAGCGAAATGCCAG AGACCAAATCCGACAGATAGTAAAATTGCTAGCAAGTATCCACTCCCTGGAAAATGCTGTGTCTGTGGCGAATGATTACAATGTTAAGGACGTCAAAGCTCCAGTGGACGGAAAATAA
- the EPCIP gene encoding exosomal polycystin-1-interacting protein isoform X2 — MEFRQLKPDAYDIRISMSSHKYQFFLLGFLNLCIVKDLVHSQNHTLIFSKDNNIRNCSCSFDIPSCDFSLANLMCNCKSIVLPKNKTGSRLSYNGDLTIWFSDTTTLGRLVNFTFVHNLKLSLCGATTLPTEYLAILGLKYLRVQADSIQEQSLTITHCSVKDRPCLVPTTPPFQISYLDTSLFNGLPLLKSYSVENVSSIKEQFPNLPYTSWISATNKSYIVTLIY, encoded by the coding sequence ATGGAGTTTCGCCAGTTAAAGCCTGACGCCTATGATATCAGGATATCAATGTCCTCCCATAAATACCAGTTCTTCCTCCTAGGCTTCTTGAACCTTTGTATTGTTAAGGACCTTGTACACAGCCAGAACCATACACTGATATTCTCCAAGGACAACAACATCCGGAACTGCAGTTGCTCCTTTGACATCCCGAGCTGTGACTTCAGTCTGGCCAACCTGATGTGTAACTGTAAGTCAATCGTTCTTCCAAAGAACAAGACGGGATCCAGGCTGAGCTACAATGGTGACCTGACCATCTGGTTCTCCGACACAACCACCCTGGGGAGATTGGTTAACTTCACCTTTGTGCATAACCTAAAACTATCATTGTGTGGAGCAACTACTCTCCCGACGGAGTATCTGGCCATCCTGGGGCTCAAGTACCTTCGTGTCCAAGCCGACAGCATCCAAGAACAAAGCCTGACAATAACCCATTGCAGTGTCAAGGACAGACCATGCCTAGTGCCTACAACCCCCCCGTTTCAAATCTCCTACCTGGATACATCACTGTTTAATGGACTTCCCTTGTTAAAGTCGTACAGTGTGGAGAATGTTTCGAGCATAAAGGAACAGTTCCCGAATCTGCCATATACCAGCTGGATATCAGCCACAAACAAGAGCTACATAGTGACGCTAATATACTGA
- the PAXBP1 gene encoding PAX3- and PAX7-binding protein 1 isoform X2 — protein sequence MNTSVQQGSLRRSAVSSVLAVLRAGRSPGRGAVCRSVSAMFRKVRRVNVRKRNDSEEEEREHDEPMAVEQTESVTAEPPAIPALLQHDGGLKPRKAAREPGPGGTKPVSLLSFQDEEEVDGEVFKVKKSNHSKKIVKLLKKEYKEDLEKVRPRSDVNSALDGDLPSIRNATSKDIPEEATAGSDLGEEEMEVESEKEDEKPKAGSFANSLSSLNVLRPGEIPDAAFIHAARKKRQMARELGDVPSIDLDGGKSRLVREDENDASDDEDDDEKRRIVFSVREKSQRQKIAEEIGIEGSDDEALATGEQDEELSRWEQEQIRKGISIPQVQAPQPAEANNLFYPSTYQGMPYGSAYNIPYTYAAYGAAETKSQKPDNSVTYKTPNNEMTPVTIDLVKKQLKDRLSAMEQVHKANLELYDKHEKSREDSNNAIIRLEGCSGGNGERYKFLQEMRGYVQDLLECFREKVPLINELESAMHQLYKQQAARLVQRRQDDIKDESSEFSSHSSKAVMAPNLDSFGRDRAAYQEHAKQRRIAEREARRARRRQAREVSGKMAEHLEGLSSDDEETSTDITNFNMEKDRILKESSKVFEDTLENFHSIDCIKFQFETWRSTYYNTYKDAYIGLCLPKLLNPLVRLQLLTWNPLEPKCCDFESMVWFESLLFYGCEEKEFDSEDADILLLPSLVEKVILPRLAVIAENVWDPFSTTQTNRLVAVFQKLINGYPTVVNSDNKNTEALLKALLMRMRRTLDDDVFMPLYPKNVIENKNSGPCVFFQRQFWSSVKLLGNFLKWYGVLSNKSLQELAIDGLLNRYILMAFQNNENGEDSIKKAQSVIACFPKQWFSSLKGGKTIPQLENFARYLTHLAGVIYRQNIGCSDIEKRNARDQIRQIVKLLASIHSLENAVSVANDYNVKDVKAPVDGK from the exons ATGAACACCTCCGTGCAGCAGGGGTCGCTGCGACGATCCGCAGTGAGCTCCGTACTAGCTGTGCTCCGGGCGGGCAGATCTCCGGGCCGCGGTGCTGTGTGCCGCTCGGTGTCCGCCATGTTCCGGAAAGTGCGGCGGGTGAATGTGAGAAAACGGAATGATTCAGAGGAAGAGGAGCGGGAACATGACGAGCCCATGGCGGTGGAGCAGACGGAGAGCGTTACCGCCGAGCCGCCCGCCATTCCGGCCCTCCTACAGCACGATGGCGGCCTGAAGCCACGGAAAGCAGCCAGGGAACCGGGGCCGGGTGGAACCAAGCCTGTGAGCCTGCTCAGCTTCCAggacgaggaggaag TGGACGGTGAGGTTTTTAAAGTGAAGAAATCAAATCACAGCAAGAAAATTGTGAAACTGCTTAAAAAAGAATATAAAGAAGACCTGGAAAAAGTCCGGCCCCGATCTGATGTGAACTCTGCACTAGATG GTGATCTACCGTCCATCAGGAATGCAACCAGCAAAGATATCCCAGAAGAGGCGACTGCTGGCAGTGACCTGGGCGAGGAGGAGATGGAAGTAGAAAGTGAAAAGGAAGACGAGAAGCCCAAAGCAGGCTCTTTCGCCAACTCTCTGTCTTCCCTAAATGTATTACGTCCAG GGGAGATTCCAGATGCAGCTTTTATCCATGCTGCTCGAAAGAAGAGGCAAATGGCTCGGGAGCTTGGAGATGTCCCATCCATCGATTTGGATGGCGGGAAAAGCAGACTGGTCCGAGAAGATGAAAATGATGCCAGTGATGACGAAGATGATGATGAAAAGCGTCGTATAGTCTTCTCTGTCCGAGAGAAATCGCAAAGGCAGAAAATTGCTGAGGAAATTG GTATTGAGGGTAGTGACGACGAGGCTCTagcaacaggggagcaggatgaagAGCTCAGCCGTTGGGAACAAGAACAGATAAGGAAGGGCATTAGCATACcacag GTTCAAGCACCACAGCCTGCAGAAGCCAATAATTTGTTCTACCCCAGCACCTACCAAGGAATGCCCTACGGTTCTGCCTACAACATCCCTTATACTTATGCTGCTTATGGAGCTGCTGAGACAAAATCTCAGAAACCAGATAATTCTGTCACTTACAAAACTCCCAATAATGAGATGACTCCTGTTACTATTGATTTGGTAAAGAAACAGCTTAAAGACAG GCTCAGCGCAATGGAGCAAGTGCACAAAGCAAACCTAGAACTTTATGACAAGCACGAGAAAAGCCGGGAAGACTCCAACAATGCGATAATCCGATTAGAAGGGTGCTCAGGGGGGAACGGTGAACGGTATAAGTTTTTGCAAGAAATGCGAGGGTATGTCCAAGACTTGCTTGAGTGTTTCCGTGAAAAG GTTCCTCTGATAAATGAGCTTGAATCGGCGATGCACCAGCTGTACAAACAGCAAGCAGCCCGCCTTGTCCAAAGACGACAAGATGATATAAAAGATGAATCTTCGGAGTTTTCGAGCCATTCAA GTAAAGCTGTTATGGCACCAAATCTAGATTCTTTTGGGCGAGATCGAGCAGCTTATCAGGAACATGCAAAGCAGCGGAGGATAGCGGAGAGAGAAGCCAGAAG AGCACGACGGCGACAAGCTCGTGAAGTTTCTGGCAAGATGGCCGAGCACCTAGAAGGTCTTTCTAGTGATGATGAAGAGACTTCTACAGACATCACCAATTTCAACATGGAGAAAG ATCGAATTTTAAAAGAATCCAGCAAAGTATTTGAAGACACCCTGGAGAATTTCCATTCTATTGACTGTATTAAATTTCAGTTTGAGACCTGGCGGTCGACCTATTATAATACGTATAAAGATGCATACATTGGGCTTTGTTTACCAAAACTTTTAAATCCTCTTGTACGTCTCCAACTTTTAACTTGGAACCCACTGGAG ccCAAATGTTGTGACTTTGAAAGCATGGTCTGGTTTGAATCTCTGCTCTTTTATGGCTGCGAAGAGAAAGAATTTGACAGTGAAGATGCAGATATTCTTCTCTTGCCTTCATTAGTGGAAAAGGTTATCCTTCCCAGACTAGCAG TTATCGCAGAGAATGTATGGGACCCTTTTTCCACAACCCAGACAAACAGGCTGGTAGCAGTGTTTCAGAAACTAATAAATGGATACCCGACAGTCGTAAATTCAGACAACAAAAACACAGAG GCACTGCTTAAAGCGCTGTTAATGAGAATGAGAAGAACATTGGACGATGATGTTTTTATGCCTCTTTATCCCAAAAA TGTGATAGAGAATAAGAACTCTGGACCCTGTGTTTTCTTCCAGCGACAGTTCTGGTCTTCTGTAAAG TTACTAGGAAACTTCTTGAAGTGGTACGGTGTCCTGTCCAATAAGAGCTTGCAGGAATTGGCCATAGACGGACTGCTGAATAGATACATCCTTATGGCTTTTCAGAATAACGAGAACGGAGAAGACAGTATTAAGAAAGCCCAGAGT GTTATTGCTTGTTTTCCAAAGCAATGGTTCTCAAGTCTTAAAGGTGGTAAAACCATTCCACAACTAGAAAACTTTGCCCGGTATCTCACACATCTGGCTGGTGTCATCTATAGGCAGAATATAGGATGTTCAGATATAGAGAAGCGAAATGCCAG AGACCAAATCCGACAGATAGTAAAATTGCTAGCAAGTATCCACTCCCTGGAAAATGCTGTGTCTGTGGCGAATGATTACAATGTTAAGGACGTCAAAGCTCCAGTGGACGGAAAATAA